The following are encoded in a window of Actinomycetota bacterium genomic DNA:
- a CDS encoding ABC transporter permease encodes MTAVTTPSPIEEGAPPPPPPSSPRGTERSERRRHPGRAAAIAGSLIIGLYVFLALFGGRLAPFRATELAGRPLQPPGGAHTLGTNLLGQDILSQLILGAKASLTVAVLAGIGTVLLGAIVGVAAGWFPGWPGAVLMRVTDVVLVIPKLPLLLLMGALTGGSVLGLSIVISALFWPVAARILRSQVLSLRTRTHVKAATGFGAGSWHQLRRHILPDLSLLSVAELIPAAGRAVGLQAGLAFLGVGDPTEPSWGAMIRDAVNFRGLFITEAWQWWLLPPVLALVGLVVGITLLGTAAERKLSPRVARHQR; translated from the coding sequence GTGACCGCCGTCACCACCCCCTCGCCCATCGAAGAGGGTGCCCCCCCTCCCCCGCCCCCGTCGTCGCCCAGGGGTACGGAGCGGTCCGAGAGGAGGCGCCACCCCGGCCGGGCGGCGGCCATCGCCGGGAGCCTCATCATCGGTCTCTACGTGTTCCTGGCCCTGTTCGGGGGGCGTCTCGCCCCCTTCCGGGCTACCGAGCTGGCCGGGCGGCCCCTCCAACCTCCTGGGGGTGCCCACACGCTGGGCACCAACCTGCTGGGCCAGGACATCCTCAGCCAGCTCATCCTCGGGGCCAAGGCCTCGCTCACGGTGGCCGTCCTGGCCGGGATCGGCACGGTTCTGCTGGGGGCCATCGTCGGCGTTGCAGCCGGCTGGTTCCCGGGCTGGCCGGGGGCGGTGCTCATGCGAGTGACCGACGTCGTGCTGGTGATCCCCAAGCTGCCTTTGCTGCTGCTCATGGGCGCCCTCACCGGTGGCTCGGTGCTGGGCCTCTCGATCGTCATCTCCGCCCTGTTCTGGCCGGTGGCGGCCCGGATCCTGCGTTCCCAGGTGCTGAGCCTGCGCACCCGCACCCACGTGAAGGCGGCCACCGGGTTCGGCGCCGGGAGCTGGCACCAGCTCCGCCGCCACATACTCCCTGACCTGTCGCTCCTGTCGGTGGCCGAGCTGATCCCGGCCGCCGGTCGGGCCGTGGGCCTGCAGGCCGGCCTCGCCTTCCTCGGTGTGGGCGACCCGACGGAGCCGTCATGGGGGGCCATGATCCGCGACGCGGTCAACTTCCGGGGGCTGTTCATCACCGAGGCGTGGCAGTGGTGGCTGCTGCCTCCCGTGCTCGCCCTGGTCGGCCTGGTCGTGGGCATCACCCTGCTGGGCACGGCCGCCGAGCGCAAGCTCAGCCCCCGGGTCGCCCGTCACCAGCGCTGA
- a CDS encoding ABC transporter ATP-binding protein, with amino-acid sequence MRPERSKAAALEVRDLVVTYPGPVRAVAGVSLTVEPGECLGVLGESGSGKSTLARAVLGLAPEATVEGTVRLGDVELSKLNEDHWREVRWKRIALGFQSTSALNPVLRIGQQLAEPLRIHLEMGREEAGQRADELLGEVGLGPWASGRFPRELSGGQRRLCLLAMALACRPDVIILDEPTAGLDPSTRNRVLSLLGAVREAGTSLVVLSHDADALEMLADRVAVLYRGWLAEIGPRAHVLGDPRNPYSWALLNARPTLASVKDLRGIRGTPPNPGEVADGCPFYGRCHQSRDELCTHGEPPLLPPHGEDGPRLVACSRGGVVALLAARGLRKSYSSGGLLGRKETLTVVDGINLDVREGEVVGLVGSTGAGKSTLGMLLVRLLEADGGTVTFDGHDLFTASGDGLKRLRAQVQMLFQDPFESLSPRLTVAQAVQEPLDVQERGDSATRRALVERAVADCRLPTDEAFMGRHTHELSGGQLQRVALARALVLEPRLLIADEAVSMLDPSEQAKMIQLLKHLQVERGMAMIFISHDLSVVLRVADRVLVLAGGRIVEEGAGGPMLARPRHAVTRSLLSAAGRDLLFAAENGHQPA; translated from the coding sequence TTGCGACCTGAGAGGTCGAAGGCGGCGGCCCTCGAGGTGAGGGACCTGGTGGTGACTTACCCCGGCCCGGTGCGAGCCGTGGCCGGGGTGAGCCTCACCGTCGAGCCGGGGGAGTGCCTGGGTGTGCTGGGGGAATCGGGCTCGGGTAAGTCAACGTTGGCCCGGGCGGTGCTGGGCCTGGCTCCCGAGGCCACCGTGGAGGGAACGGTCCGCCTCGGCGACGTCGAGCTGTCCAAGCTGAACGAGGACCACTGGCGCGAGGTGCGGTGGAAGCGCATCGCCCTGGGCTTCCAGTCGACCTCGGCCCTCAACCCCGTTCTCCGTATCGGCCAGCAACTGGCCGAACCGTTGCGCATCCACCTGGAGATGGGGCGCGAGGAAGCCGGCCAGCGGGCCGACGAGCTGCTGGGCGAGGTGGGCCTCGGGCCGTGGGCCTCGGGCCGCTTCCCGCGCGAGCTCTCCGGCGGCCAGCGCCGGCTGTGCCTGCTGGCCATGGCCCTGGCCTGCCGGCCCGACGTGATCATCCTCGACGAGCCCACTGCCGGCCTCGACCCCTCGACCCGCAACCGGGTGCTGTCCCTGTTGGGGGCCGTGCGCGAGGCCGGCACCTCGCTGGTCGTGCTCAGCCACGACGCCGACGCCCTGGAGATGCTGGCTGACCGGGTGGCCGTGCTCTACCGCGGCTGGCTGGCCGAGATCGGGCCGCGGGCCCACGTGCTGGGAGACCCCCGCAACCCCTACTCCTGGGCCCTGCTCAACGCCCGGCCCACGCTGGCCTCGGTAAAGGACCTGCGGGGCATCAGGGGGACACCACCCAACCCCGGCGAGGTGGCCGACGGCTGCCCGTTCTACGGTCGTTGCCACCAGAGCCGCGACGAGCTGTGCACCCATGGGGAGCCCCCGCTGCTGCCGCCCCACGGCGAGGACGGCCCCCGCCTGGTGGCCTGTTCCCGGGGCGGAGTGGTGGCCTTGCTGGCCGCCCGGGGCCTGCGCAAGAGCTACTCGTCGGGGGGCCTGCTGGGCCGCAAGGAGACGCTCACGGTCGTCGACGGCATCAACCTCGATGTCCGAGAGGGCGAAGTCGTCGGCCTGGTCGGCTCGACGGGGGCCGGCAAGTCCACCTTGGGCATGCTGCTGGTGCGGCTGCTGGAGGCCGACGGGGGGACGGTGACCTTCGACGGGCACGACCTGTTCACGGCGTCGGGGGACGGCCTCAAGAGGCTCCGGGCCCAGGTGCAGATGCTCTTCCAGGACCCCTTCGAGTCTCTCTCGCCCCGGCTGACCGTGGCCCAGGCTGTCCAGGAGCCGCTCGATGTCCAGGAGAGGGGCGACTCGGCCACCCGCCGGGCGCTGGTCGAGCGGGCCGTGGCCGACTGCCGGCTGCCCACCGACGAGGCCTTCATGGGGCGCCATACCCACGAGCTGTCGGGCGGCCAGCTCCAGCGGGTGGCGCTGGCCCGGGCGCTGGTGCTCGAGCCCCGCCTGCTGATCGCCGACGAGGCCGTGTCGATGCTCGACCCCAGCGAGCAGGCCAAGATGATCCAGCTCCTCAAGCACCTCCAGGTGGAGCGGGGGATGGCCATGATCTTCATCTCCCACGACCTCTCGGTGGTCCTGCGGGTGGCCGACCGGGTGCTGGTGCTGGCCGGCGGCCGCATCGTGGAAGAGGGGGCGGGTGGGCCCATGCTGGCCCGGCCCCGGCACGCGGTCACGCGGTCGCTCCTGTCGGCCGCCGGCCGCGACCTGCTGTTCGCGGCTGAGAACGGCCACCAGCCCGCCTGA
- a CDS encoding class I SAM-dependent methyltransferase: MMAPNDLTFLAPPGEVADWRLVLLCDQAASAGVLSALPGTVDGLAADLGLDTHALRVVLQALEALGVVEAGEGGEYRPGPSAPDADTLHTIGHHARSMRRWATAVGPALRGEDLSREAATPDPEAFHDALAANARRVAPAVVDACLARFPEARTVLDLGGLHGEYSLEFARRGLKATMQDRPAMIEVARKRGRLDAAGVELFAGSFFDSVPEGPFDLAFCSGITHTFDGERNLMLYNNLRPVVTGGVAVVTSIQARNDHARLFAVQMLINGNGGDTHTEAEYRQWLGEAGFTVDEGVSDLPGRGGRSVLFAT, translated from the coding sequence ATGATGGCCCCCAACGACCTGACGTTCCTCGCCCCTCCGGGCGAGGTGGCCGACTGGCGCCTGGTCCTTCTCTGCGACCAGGCGGCCTCGGCCGGGGTGCTGTCGGCCCTGCCCGGCACCGTCGACGGCCTGGCTGCCGACCTGGGCCTCGACACCCACGCCCTCAGGGTGGTCCTCCAGGCCTTGGAGGCGCTAGGCGTGGTGGAGGCCGGCGAAGGGGGTGAGTACCGCCCGGGGCCGTCGGCCCCCGACGCCGACACCCTGCACACCATCGGCCACCACGCCCGGTCGATGCGGCGGTGGGCCACGGCCGTGGGGCCGGCCCTACGGGGCGAGGACCTCAGCAGGGAGGCGGCCACCCCTGACCCCGAGGCCTTCCACGACGCGCTGGCGGCCAACGCCCGCCGGGTCGCCCCGGCGGTGGTCGACGCCTGCCTGGCCCGGTTCCCCGAGGCCCGTACGGTCCTCGACCTCGGCGGGCTCCACGGCGAGTACTCCCTGGAGTTCGCCCGCCGGGGCCTGAAGGCGACCATGCAGGACCGCCCGGCCATGATCGAGGTGGCCCGCAAGCGGGGCCGGCTCGACGCCGCGGGCGTGGAGCTGTTCGCGGGCAGCTTCTTCGACTCGGTGCCCGAGGGGCCGTTCGACCTCGCCTTCTGCTCGGGCATCACCCACACCTTCGACGGTGAGCGCAACCTCATGCTCTACAACAACCTGCGGCCGGTGGTCACCGGGGGGGTGGCCGTCGTCACCTCCATCCAGGCCCGCAACGACCACGCCCGCCTGTTCGCCGTCCAGATGCTGATCAACGGCAACGGGGGCGACACCCACACCGAGGCCGAGTACCGGCAGTGGCTGGGCGAGGCCGGGTTCACCGTCGACGAAGGGGTGTCGGACCTACCCGGGCGCGGGGGCCGGTCGGTGCTCTTTGCGACCTGA
- a CDS encoding ABC transporter substrate-binding protein: protein MLSRRLKISALAATLALAAAACSSSDTTSTGTGTGGPDPNQRVTLRIAAGTQSGGYPHPYAAIRGPGRLITTYIFDTLAFPDVTGEPKPWLAKSWTTSPDGLTWTFNLHENVRFHDGMPLTSEDVRFTFDYNINGAGSTAGVATGINYIESVTTPDPLTVVVQLRNVRPSFLLDVGGTFGFAIMPKHIWETVEDPAKFQGPTSLIGSGPYKLQDFDLTTNSFNFVANEEFHLGPARVERFQIVPVADALLALDRGEVDAASGGNSLIPKVQYDALASRYKVLTARGEFNLALFFNPSKGYPYNEKAFRQGVVYGLDRQDMVDRLVDGRGIPGPAGALGPGNAFLNPNLPTYAHDKARAGALFDQIDLRDRNGDGLRDRPDGSAFKVPLVVSSSDTAQAQLVREYLRAVGIDVEIIAVDQATMDARGGSGDYEMAVQHFGGLSGDPSGLINRFSSTTRSTSFTRVHGYNNPEFDRVASEQAQEADPARRRQLVNRMQEILAEDLPQISLYVPDQVSFVDDKKFAGFAYTPGCPPCGVTGNKRHLVAGTADPAPAN from the coding sequence ATGTTGAGCCGCCGGCTCAAGATCTCCGCCCTAGCGGCCACGCTGGCATTGGCCGCGGCCGCCTGCAGTAGCAGCGACACGACCTCGACCGGGACCGGCACCGGAGGCCCCGACCCCAACCAGCGGGTCACCCTGCGGATCGCGGCCGGCACCCAGAGCGGGGGTTACCCACACCCCTACGCCGCCATCCGCGGCCCCGGTCGCCTCATCACCACCTACATATTCGACACGCTGGCCTTCCCGGATGTGACCGGCGAGCCCAAGCCGTGGCTGGCCAAGTCGTGGACGACCTCGCCCGACGGCCTGACGTGGACGTTCAACCTGCACGAGAACGTGCGCTTCCACGACGGCATGCCGCTGACCTCCGAGGACGTGCGGTTCACCTTCGACTACAACATCAACGGCGCGGGGTCGACCGCGGGCGTGGCCACGGGCATCAACTACATCGAGTCGGTGACGACCCCCGACCCGCTCACGGTCGTGGTCCAACTGCGCAACGTGCGCCCCAGCTTCCTGCTCGATGTAGGCGGCACCTTCGGGTTCGCCATCATGCCCAAGCACATCTGGGAGACGGTGGAGGACCCGGCCAAGTTCCAGGGGCCGACCTCGCTCATCGGTTCGGGGCCCTACAAGCTCCAGGACTTCGACCTCACCACCAACAGCTTCAACTTCGTGGCCAACGAGGAGTTCCACCTGGGCCCGGCCCGGGTCGAGCGGTTCCAGATCGTGCCCGTGGCCGACGCCCTGCTGGCCCTGGACCGGGGCGAGGTCGACGCCGCCAGCGGCGGCAACTCGCTGATCCCCAAGGTGCAGTACGACGCCCTGGCCAGCCGCTACAAGGTCCTCACGGCCCGCGGCGAGTTCAACCTGGCCCTGTTCTTCAACCCCAGCAAGGGCTACCCCTACAACGAGAAGGCTTTCCGCCAGGGCGTGGTCTACGGCCTCGACCGCCAAGACATGGTCGACCGGCTGGTCGACGGCCGGGGCATCCCCGGCCCGGCCGGCGCCCTGGGCCCGGGCAACGCCTTCCTCAACCCCAACCTGCCCACCTATGCCCATGACAAGGCCCGGGCGGGCGCCCTCTTCGACCAGATCGACCTCCGCGACCGCAACGGCGACGGGCTGCGAGACCGGCCCGACGGCTCGGCCTTCAAGGTGCCCCTGGTGGTCAGCTCCTCGGACACGGCCCAGGCCCAGCTCGTGCGGGAGTACCTGCGGGCCGTGGGCATCGACGTCGAGATCATCGCCGTCGACCAGGCCACGATGGACGCCCGGGGTGGCAGCGGCGACTACGAGATGGCCGTCCAGCACTTCGGCGGGCTCTCGGGCGACCCGTCGGGGCTGATCAACCGGTTCTCCTCGACGACCCGCAGCACGTCGTTCACCCGGGTGCACGGCTACAACAACCCCGAGTTCGACCGCGTGGCCAGCGAGCAGGCCCAAGAGGCCGACCCGGCCCGCCGCCGCCAGCTCGTGAACCGGATGCAGGAGATCTTGGCCGAGGACCTCCCGCAGATCTCGCTCTACGTGCCCGACCAGGTCTCTTTCGTGGACGACAAGAAGTTCGCGGGCTTCGCCTACACGCCCGGCTGCCCTCCATGCGGGGTCACGGGCAACAAGCGCCACCTGGTGGCGGGCACGGCCGACCCGGCGCCCGCCAACTGA
- a CDS encoding Fe-S cluster assembly protein HesB, with the protein MLVLTDNATAAIRRLVDGASLPESGGLRIASTPDGQDSLTVKAATTPETGDQVVEEGGARVFLEDGAATLLDNTVLDARLDDRGNVEFLLAPQGAGPA; encoded by the coding sequence ATGCTGGTACTCACCGACAATGCCACCGCCGCCATCCGTAGGCTCGTGGACGGGGCCTCGCTGCCCGAGTCCGGGGGACTGCGCATCGCCAGTACACCCGACGGCCAGGACAGCCTCACCGTCAAGGCTGCCACCACCCCCGAGACGGGCGACCAGGTGGTCGAGGAAGGCGGTGCCCGCGTGTTCCTCGAGGACGGTGCCGCCACCCTGCTCGACAACACCGTCCTCGACGCCCGCCTCGACGACCGGGGCAACGTCGAGTTCCTCCTGGCCCCTCAGGGCGCGGGACCGGCCTAG
- a CDS encoding TetR/AcrR family transcriptional regulator: protein MSHPAAAGDAPAPPARPACGALDPRVERSRTVILAATLDLLGETGYGDLTIEAVAARAGVGKSTIYRHWSGKADLVEDAIRTLRTMTSPPETGTARARVTFLLEHLARSLADSTWSNCLPAVIDAAERDPEVLAILRRISTERFGQLVDLLAEGRRRNEIAAEADLTLLAECLVGPVMLRRLLLHEPFPPSGVRSLVEHVLGPATA from the coding sequence TTGAGCCACCCCGCGGCCGCCGGCGACGCCCCGGCCCCGCCGGCCCGGCCGGCGTGTGGGGCCCTCGACCCCCGGGTCGAGCGGTCGCGCACCGTCATCCTGGCCGCCACCCTCGACCTGCTGGGTGAGACCGGTTACGGCGACCTGACGATCGAGGCGGTGGCCGCCCGGGCCGGCGTGGGCAAGAGCACCATCTACCGGCACTGGAGCGGCAAGGCCGACCTCGTGGAGGACGCCATCCGGACCCTGCGCACGATGACCTCGCCACCCGAGACGGGGACCGCTCGGGCGCGCGTCACCTTCCTCCTGGAGCACCTCGCCCGCTCGCTGGCCGACTCGACGTGGTCGAACTGCCTCCCGGCGGTCATCGACGCCGCCGAGCGGGACCCCGAGGTACTGGCCATCCTGCGGCGCATCTCGACCGAGCGGTTCGGCCAACTGGTGGACCTGTTGGCCGAAGGACGGCGCCGCAACGAGATCGCCGCGGAGGCCGACCTGACCCTGCTGGCCGAGTGCCTCGTGGGGCCGGTGATGCTCCGCCGCCTCCTGCTTCACGAGCCCTTCCCGCCGTCAGGCGTTCGTTCGCTCGTCGAGCACGTGCTGGGCCCGGCGACGGCCTAG
- a CDS encoding MFS transporter: MAEATLLHEDPVIHRRRWFLLGIMCLSLVMVVMSVAGLNVALPSIQRELDATGSQLQWIVDSYALVFAALLLPAGALGDRFGRKQALLVGLVIFATGSVIGGIATGANQIIAGRIVTGIGAAFVMPATLSLITTVFPPEERRKAIAMWAGFAGAGGALGPIVSGALLEKFWWGSALLVNVPVVMVTLAAVAVFSPTSRDPEITPLDPLGALLSLLALGSLVFGIIEGPVKGWTSSVIMGSFALALVTLVAFVVWERRTAHPMLPLTLFRDRRMSVGSGVVTIAFFVMFGLFFLFSLYLQFVRGYSPLAAGLATLPLAMALVAVAPRSAALAERVGTGPVMASGFLFVAAGFAMLVFVGPETPYVMLIAPLVLLGVGMSLTAAPATGSIMSAVPEAKAGVGSAVNDTTREVGGALGIALLGSISSAVYRSSLDLDGIPLPPEVAAAAKESIGAATVIAEQVPGGAELAARAGQAFSDAFNATSMVAVAFTLAAAAVVAGVFSRRAERAAAAGAAPGGPVPPVDPALEVAPS, translated from the coding sequence ATGGCCGAAGCGACCCTCCTGCACGAGGACCCCGTCATCCACCGCCGGCGATGGTTCCTGCTGGGGATCATGTGCCTGTCGCTGGTGATGGTGGTCATGTCGGTGGCCGGCCTGAACGTGGCCTTGCCCAGCATCCAGCGTGAGCTCGACGCCACCGGCAGCCAGCTCCAGTGGATCGTCGACTCCTACGCCCTGGTGTTCGCCGCCCTGCTGCTGCCGGCCGGCGCCCTGGGCGACCGGTTCGGGCGCAAGCAGGCCCTGCTGGTGGGCCTGGTCATCTTCGCCACCGGTTCGGTCATCGGCGGCATCGCCACGGGTGCCAACCAGATCATCGCCGGGCGCATCGTCACCGGCATCGGGGCCGCCTTCGTCATGCCCGCCACCCTCTCGTTGATCACCACCGTCTTTCCCCCCGAGGAGCGCCGCAAGGCCATCGCCATGTGGGCCGGGTTCGCGGGGGCGGGCGGTGCGTTGGGCCCCATCGTCTCGGGGGCGCTGCTGGAGAAGTTCTGGTGGGGCTCGGCCCTGCTGGTCAACGTCCCGGTGGTGATGGTCACCCTGGCGGCCGTGGCCGTCTTCTCGCCCACCTCGCGCGACCCCGAGATCACCCCCCTCGACCCCCTCGGCGCTCTGCTCTCCCTACTGGCCCTGGGCTCGCTGGTGTTCGGCATCATCGAGGGCCCGGTCAAGGGGTGGACGAGCAGCGTCATCATGGGCTCGTTCGCCCTGGCCCTGGTGACCCTGGTCGCCTTCGTTGTCTGGGAGCGGCGGACGGCCCACCCCATGCTGCCCCTCACCCTGTTCCGCGACCGCCGCATGAGCGTGGGCTCGGGGGTCGTGACGATCGCTTTCTTCGTGATGTTCGGGCTGTTCTTCCTGTTCAGCCTCTACCTGCAGTTCGTGCGGGGCTACTCCCCGCTGGCCGCCGGCCTGGCCACCCTGCCTCTGGCCATGGCCCTAGTGGCAGTAGCCCCCCGCAGCGCGGCCCTGGCCGAGCGAGTGGGCACAGGCCCGGTCATGGCGTCGGGTTTCCTGTTCGTGGCCGCCGGGTTTGCCATGCTGGTCTTCGTCGGCCCCGAGACCCCTTACGTGATGCTGATCGCCCCGCTTGTGCTGCTCGGGGTGGGGATGAGCCTGACGGCCGCCCCGGCTACCGGCAGCATCATGAGCGCCGTGCCCGAGGCCAAGGCGGGCGTGGGCTCGGCCGTGAACGACACCACCCGCGAGGTCGGGGGGGCGCTGGGCATCGCCCTGCTGGGGTCGATCAGCAGCGCCGTCTACCGGTCGTCGCTCGACCTCGACGGCATCCCCCTGCCACCCGAGGTGGCGGCCGCGGCCAAGGAGTCCATCGGGGCGGCCACCGTCATCGCCGAACAGGTGCCGGGCGGGGCCGAGCTGGCGGCCCGGGCCGGGCAGGCGTTCAGCGACGCCTTCAACGCCACGTCGATGGTGGCCGTGGCCTTCACCTTGGCCGCGGCGGCCGTGGTGGCCGGCGTGTTCAGCCGGCGGGCCGAGCGGGCGGCCGCGGCTGGCGCCGCGCCGGGCGGGCCCGTTCCTCCCGTCGACCCGGCCCTCGAGGTCGCGCCCAGTTGA